The proteins below come from a single Pseudarthrobacter sp. SSS035 genomic window:
- a CDS encoding diacylglycerol kinase family protein, with product MPANSSTSLKRPAIIINPAKPVDIDVRALAAKHCSANGWGEPIWLETTKEDPGVGQAKEALKQGADVVIAAGGDGTVRCVAEVLSGGDVPMGLLPFGTGNLLARNLGMDVTDFDGAMAGALAGTERKIDVVRAARNDPDKEQVFLVMAGVGYDATIMADTNEDLKDKVGWLAYVDAGIRNLPGKPVKATIVLDGKTVVHRGVRSVMVGNCGKVQGRLEIFPDAKMDDGLLDVAVLAPRGKFGWFSVVAGMIGKGRGKDTSVEYYQGKSVEVTLEHNDDYQLDGDHEGDGKHVLMTIEPGALTIRM from the coding sequence ATGCCAGCCAACAGCTCCACGTCCCTCAAGCGCCCGGCCATCATCATCAATCCTGCCAAGCCGGTGGACATCGACGTGCGTGCCCTGGCGGCGAAGCATTGCTCGGCGAACGGCTGGGGCGAGCCCATCTGGCTCGAGACCACCAAGGAGGACCCCGGCGTCGGCCAGGCGAAGGAGGCACTCAAGCAAGGGGCCGACGTCGTTATTGCCGCCGGCGGCGACGGTACCGTGCGGTGTGTGGCCGAGGTCCTTTCCGGCGGGGACGTGCCCATGGGGTTGCTTCCGTTCGGCACGGGAAACCTCCTGGCCCGGAACCTGGGCATGGACGTCACCGATTTTGACGGGGCCATGGCCGGGGCCCTGGCAGGCACGGAGCGGAAGATCGACGTGGTCCGGGCCGCCCGCAATGATCCGGACAAGGAGCAGGTCTTCCTCGTCATGGCCGGAGTGGGCTACGACGCCACCATCATGGCCGACACCAACGAGGACCTCAAGGACAAGGTGGGCTGGCTGGCCTACGTGGACGCCGGCATCCGGAACCTGCCCGGCAAACCGGTGAAGGCAACCATCGTCCTCGACGGCAAGACAGTAGTACACCGCGGGGTCCGCAGCGTGATGGTGGGCAACTGCGGCAAGGTCCAGGGCAGACTGGAGATCTTCCCGGACGCCAAGATGGATGACGGCCTGCTGGACGTGGCCGTGCTGGCACCGAGGGGGAAATTCGGGTGGTTCTCCGTGGTGGCCGGCATGATCGGCAAGGGCCGCGGTAAAGACACGTCCGTCGAGTACTACCAGGGGAAATCCGTGGAGGTCACCCTCGAGCACAAC